The following coding sequences are from one Haloarcula taiwanensis window:
- a CDS encoding sugar ABC transporter ATP-binding protein — translation MSEVTLSSVSKVYDDDVLAVEDLSLTVEDGEFIVVVGPSGCGKSTTLRMIAGLETVTDGEIAIGGDVVNDVRPQDRNIAMVFQSYALYPHMTVRENMSFGLRLSGEYDDQIEQRVTEAAELLEISDLMNDLPKQLSGGQQQRVALGRAIVRDPEVFLMDEPLSNLDAKLRTQMRTEIQRIQEELDVTTIYVTHDQTEAMTMADRIVILNQGELQQVAPPERCYDKPNNKFVAGFIGSPSMNFFEVSVTNSGGRATVHSGAVEFTVDVDIPDGEYTLGVRPEDFVAEDAGTYIETAVDVVEPMGSDNFLYLETEGGSKEVVARVDSEYRPERGDEIALGFHTEDMHLFDSDGERVELTQLQRTESI, via the coding sequence ATGAGCGAAGTTACACTATCAAGCGTCAGCAAGGTATACGACGACGACGTCCTTGCAGTCGAGGATCTTTCTCTGACCGTGGAGGACGGGGAGTTTATCGTCGTTGTCGGGCCGTCCGGCTGTGGGAAGTCGACCACGCTTCGGATGATTGCGGGGCTCGAAACGGTCACCGATGGTGAGATTGCTATCGGCGGGGACGTAGTCAACGACGTTCGTCCACAGGACCGGAACATTGCGATGGTGTTCCAGAGTTACGCGCTGTACCCGCACATGACCGTGCGTGAGAACATGTCCTTCGGGCTACGACTGTCGGGTGAATACGATGATCAGATCGAACAGCGCGTGACCGAGGCCGCCGAACTGCTGGAAATATCGGACCTCATGAACGATTTACCGAAGCAACTCTCGGGTGGCCAGCAACAACGTGTCGCGCTCGGGCGGGCTATCGTCCGGGACCCGGAGGTGTTTCTGATGGACGAACCGCTGTCGAATCTCGACGCGAAGCTCCGGACCCAGATGCGCACCGAGATCCAGCGAATCCAGGAAGAGCTGGACGTGACGACGATTTACGTCACGCACGATCAGACGGAAGCGATGACGATGGCCGACCGGATCGTGATTCTCAATCAGGGTGAGCTCCAGCAGGTTGCGCCGCCGGAACGCTGCTACGATAAGCCCAACAACAAGTTTGTCGCGGGATTTATCGGCTCACCATCGATGAACTTCTTCGAAGTGAGTGTGACGAACAGCGGCGGGCGCGCGACGGTCCACTCAGGAGCTGTCGAATTCACAGTCGACGTCGACATTCCGGATGGGGAGTACACGCTGGGCGTCCGCCCCGAAGATTTCGTTGCCGAGGACGCCGGCACGTACATCGAGACAGCCGTCGACGTCGTAGAACCCATGGGGTCTGACAATTTCCTCTATCTGGAGACTGAAGGCGGGTCGAAAGAAGTCGTAGCCCGAGTCGATAGCGAATACCGCCCAGAACGCGGCGACGAAATCGCGTTAGGGTTTCATACAGAGGATATGCATCTGTTCGATTCCGATGGCGAACGAGTGGAACTGACTCAGCTTCAGCGGACAGAATCAATCTAA
- a CDS encoding reactive intermediate/imine deaminase: MEELTTDDAPESIGPYSQGIASGDRIYVSGQGPVDPDTGEVIQGTPGEQTRRTLQNVAAVLQAGGASLDDVVKATVFVKDMRYYDEVNEVYGELMSPPYPARSAVEVVKLPVDIDVEIEVIAER; the protein is encoded by the coding sequence ATGGAAGAACTAACAACTGACGACGCACCCGAGAGTATCGGCCCGTATTCACAGGGAATCGCTAGCGGCGACCGCATTTACGTTTCCGGACAGGGCCCAGTCGACCCGGACACTGGCGAGGTAATCCAGGGCACGCCCGGCGAACAGACACGACGCACACTCCAGAACGTCGCGGCGGTGCTACAGGCCGGTGGCGCGTCGCTCGACGATGTCGTGAAAGCGACGGTATTCGTGAAGGATATGCGGTACTACGACGAGGTGAACGAGGTGTACGGTGAGCTCATGTCACCACCCTATCCCGCTCGCAGTGCCGTGGAGGTCGTTAAATTGCCAGTGGATATCGACGTCGAAATAGAGGTTATTGCAGAACGGTAG
- a CDS encoding EamA family transporter, giving the protein MSRYRTTGCFLLLAAIWGTAFMATDVGLADLPPVPFAAARFDIASVLLFAALAVTGSLERPQTRDDYVYVLAGGTLMIGIHHVFLFTGQQYVTGAVAAVLLGLVPVVTPALTKLASSDDTFTANTGVGVVLGFVGVIVIADPDPANLLSSTIGIALVFASALAFAIPAVVTHDTSPSMSFLATQAWLMAIGAVVLHVTVLALPGQSFADASWTPSAFAALLYLAVVAGIGGFLLYFRLLDQLGPIEMSFIEYVIPLFAALAGWIVLDQQVTLATVGGFACILMGFIAAKWTALRAELRRVVEPKTSRPAD; this is encoded by the coding sequence ATGAGTCGCTATCGAACGACCGGTTGCTTTCTCCTTCTGGCTGCGATCTGGGGCACCGCCTTCATGGCGACAGACGTCGGCCTCGCCGACCTGCCGCCGGTACCCTTCGCTGCCGCACGCTTCGACATCGCCTCCGTTCTCCTGTTTGCCGCGTTGGCTGTCACAGGGTCCCTCGAACGGCCACAGACCCGCGACGACTACGTGTACGTCCTCGCTGGCGGAACACTTATGATCGGAATACATCACGTATTCCTGTTTACCGGGCAACAGTACGTCACCGGGGCTGTCGCTGCCGTGCTGCTCGGCCTCGTTCCCGTCGTGACCCCCGCGTTGACGAAGCTCGCGTCCAGCGATGACACGTTCACCGCAAATACCGGTGTCGGCGTAGTACTTGGGTTCGTCGGCGTCATCGTCATCGCTGACCCTGACCCGGCGAATCTTCTCAGCAGCACTATCGGAATCGCACTCGTGTTCGCGTCGGCGCTGGCGTTTGCCATCCCGGCCGTCGTCACGCACGACACCAGCCCGTCGATGTCATTTCTGGCCACGCAGGCGTGGTTGATGGCTATCGGGGCCGTTGTCCTCCATGTCACCGTGCTCGCGCTTCCCGGGCAGTCGTTTGCAGACGCATCGTGGACGCCGTCCGCATTCGCAGCGCTGTTGTATTTGGCTGTTGTCGCTGGCATCGGTGGCTTCCTGCTGTACTTCCGCTTACTCGACCAGCTGGGTCCTATCGAGATGAGTTTCATCGAATACGTCATTCCGCTGTTTGCTGCGCTTGCCGGCTGGATCGTGCTCGACCAGCAGGTCACGCTCGCTACCGTCGGCGGATTTGCGTGCATCCTCATGGGATTCATTGCGGCAAAGTGGACGGCGTTGCGAGCGGAGCTTCGTCGGGTCGTCGAGCCGAAAACCAGTCGACCGGCCGACTGA
- a CDS encoding 3-oxoacyl-ACP reductase: protein MVELSLADRPAIVTGASRGIGREIAARFAEAGGNVVVCSRTYEDVETVATDLTDTHEGRVVPVECDVTDRGAVRDLVDTTIEEFGDVRVLVNNAGGADESANLLHRCDEETFESMVDLNLKSQFILSKAVLPAMVAAGGGSIIHMGSVNGLFGIGLSGYSEAKSGLLALSRNIAAHYGQHGVRSNVISAATIETANRRAEMANTEERTGETSARERWLDQYPLGRFGTPREVADASLFLASEMSSFVTGENLVLDGGLTTSLPTSFINEIYDADDQPTAK from the coding sequence ATGGTAGAGTTATCACTAGCGGACCGACCGGCCATTGTGACCGGCGCGTCGCGGGGTATCGGGCGCGAGATTGCGGCTCGATTCGCCGAAGCGGGTGGCAATGTCGTCGTCTGCTCGCGCACCTACGAGGACGTTGAAACGGTTGCAACGGACCTCACCGACACACACGAGGGCCGCGTTGTTCCGGTCGAGTGTGACGTCACAGACCGGGGGGCAGTGCGGGACCTCGTCGACACGACCATCGAGGAATTCGGGGACGTTCGCGTTCTTGTGAACAACGCTGGCGGCGCAGACGAGTCCGCCAATCTGTTGCACCGGTGTGACGAGGAGACCTTCGAGTCGATGGTCGACCTGAACCTGAAGAGCCAGTTCATCCTGAGCAAAGCGGTACTGCCGGCGATGGTCGCCGCTGGCGGCGGGTCGATAATCCACATGGGCTCGGTCAACGGCCTGTTCGGTATCGGGCTCTCGGGCTACTCAGAGGCGAAAAGCGGACTGCTGGCGCTTTCCCGAAACATCGCCGCCCATTACGGCCAGCACGGGGTCCGCTCGAACGTTATTTCAGCGGCGACCATCGAAACGGCGAACAGGCGGGCAGAGATGGCAAACACAGAGGAACGGACCGGAGAGACGAGCGCACGGGAGCGCTGGCTCGACCAGTATCCGCTCGGTCGGTTCGGCACACCGAGGGAGGTCGCTGATGCGAGCCTGTTCCTCGCCTCCGAGATGTCGAGTTTCGTTACCGGTGAGAATCTGGTGCTTGACGGCGGATTGACGACGAGCCTGCCGACATCATTCATAAATGAGATCTACGACGCGGACGACCAGCCGACAGCTAAGTAA
- a CDS encoding sugar ABC transporter permease: MSLAEEYTEASDDSRLERGLAYVQRNSRAYLLIAPAAVFLLAVVGYPIIETFRLSLYQSPADSNIETFVGLQHYVEIFNSDIFYRLLWQTGRWVVVGVAGKTLLGLLIAVHLKGDIRGRKFFRTAFLIPWGIPYAISAVVFRWIEHPQFGYLNAILLKLGVVEQGIGILGNPSIAWLGVVVADIWIGTPFMAIIFLAGLQSIPQELYEAAAIDGAEKWHQFRYITLPQLKSVVLIATLLSTIWTFVSFDVIWTMTGGGPISSTATLVIHIYQVGLQNGNLGRGAAYSVIGFLFLFVFAIIYLRIYTRGGDEL, encoded by the coding sequence ATGAGTCTGGCAGAGGAATACACCGAGGCGTCCGATGACTCACGGCTCGAACGAGGGTTGGCGTACGTTCAGCGCAACAGCCGCGCGTACCTCCTCATCGCTCCCGCAGCGGTGTTCCTGCTAGCCGTCGTGGGGTACCCGATTATCGAGACGTTTCGGCTATCGCTGTACCAGTCGCCGGCTGACTCGAACATTGAGACGTTCGTCGGGCTCCAGCACTACGTCGAAATATTCAACAGCGATATCTTCTACCGCCTGCTCTGGCAGACCGGGCGCTGGGTCGTCGTCGGCGTCGCGGGCAAGACACTGCTGGGACTGCTTATCGCCGTTCACCTCAAGGGCGACATTCGCGGTCGGAAGTTCTTCCGAACGGCGTTTCTCATTCCGTGGGGCATTCCCTATGCGATCTCTGCCGTGGTGTTCCGGTGGATAGAGCACCCGCAGTTTGGCTACCTCAACGCGATCTTGCTGAAACTCGGCGTCGTCGAACAGGGTATCGGTATCCTCGGGAACCCGAGCATCGCGTGGCTCGGCGTCGTCGTGGCTGATATCTGGATCGGGACGCCGTTTATGGCGATTATTTTCCTCGCGGGGCTGCAGTCGATACCGCAGGAGCTGTACGAGGCAGCCGCCATCGACGGGGCCGAGAAGTGGCATCAGTTCCGGTATATCACGCTCCCACAGCTGAAAAGCGTCGTCCTGATTGCCACGCTGCTGTCGACGATATGGACGTTCGTCAGTTTCGACGTCATCTGGACGATGACCGGCGGGGGCCCGATCAGTTCGACGGCGACGCTCGTCATCCACATTTATCAGGTAGGCCTCCAGAACGGGAACCTCGGTCGCGGAGCCGCTTACAGTGTCATCGGATTTCTGTTCCTGTTCGTCTTCGCCATTATCTACCTGCGCATCTACACGCGCGGAGGTGACGAGCTATGA
- a CDS encoding dicarboxylate/amino acid:cation symporter yields the protein MIRSARTLWSRYRSIPLIWRIFVAFVVGTGAGIAFGEQMAVVRPVGDLFLRLLNMLVIPIIVFTLLTGIRQLSPAKLGKIGGATVALYALTTTLAGIIGLAVANVLQPGRGVEFGGGEAQSKAPPSLLDVILGIVPNNPVAALAEGNLLATVFFVIVFGIALTYVRSQQDALAERVDSVFEAFEVGAEAMFVIVRGVLEFGVLGVFALMASGIGTEGIGLFSSLGELVLAVTIAIVIHIGFTYLVFLMGVVADVSPIAFLSGARDAMVTAFATRSSSGTLPVTMRNADEDLQIAERVYSFTLPVGATANMDGAAIRQAITVMFAANVVGQPLVLTEQVFVLIVAVLISIGTAGVPGAGIVMLTVILTQVGLPLEVVGFVAGVDPILGRIATMNNVTGDLAVSTVVGKWNDGLDRGEGVWSQNLSGVAEFVPGDD from the coding sequence ATGATACGATCCGCTCGGACACTGTGGAGCCGGTATCGATCCATCCCGCTCATCTGGCGCATCTTCGTCGCTTTCGTGGTGGGAACAGGTGCCGGTATCGCGTTCGGGGAACAGATGGCCGTAGTCAGACCAGTGGGCGACCTCTTCCTGCGGCTGCTCAATATGCTGGTCATCCCGATTATCGTCTTCACACTGCTGACCGGCATTCGCCAGCTCTCCCCCGCGAAACTTGGGAAGATTGGTGGTGCGACAGTCGCGCTCTACGCCCTGACGACGACCCTCGCAGGCATCATTGGCCTTGCGGTTGCAAACGTGCTTCAGCCGGGCCGTGGGGTCGAGTTCGGCGGCGGTGAAGCGCAATCGAAAGCGCCGCCGTCACTGTTGGATGTGATTCTCGGTATCGTGCCGAACAATCCCGTTGCGGCGCTCGCAGAGGGGAATTTGCTGGCGACGGTTTTCTTCGTCATCGTGTTCGGAATCGCGCTGACGTACGTCCGCTCCCAGCAAGACGCGCTCGCAGAGCGTGTCGATTCAGTGTTCGAGGCCTTTGAAGTGGGTGCTGAAGCGATGTTCGTCATCGTTCGAGGGGTGCTCGAATTCGGCGTACTCGGCGTATTCGCGCTGATGGCGTCCGGAATCGGCACTGAAGGCATCGGCCTGTTTTCTTCGCTGGGCGAGCTCGTGTTGGCAGTCACAATCGCAATCGTCATTCATATCGGCTTCACCTATCTCGTTTTCTTGATGGGCGTGGTCGCAGATGTCTCCCCGATCGCGTTCCTCAGCGGGGCAAGAGACGCGATGGTGACCGCATTCGCAACTCGGTCGTCGAGTGGAACGCTCCCTGTCACGATGCGTAATGCGGACGAAGACCTGCAGATCGCCGAGCGGGTGTATTCGTTTACGCTTCCAGTCGGTGCAACGGCGAATATGGATGGGGCCGCCATCCGACAGGCAATCACCGTGATGTTCGCTGCAAACGTCGTCGGACAGCCACTGGTACTTACTGAACAGGTCTTTGTCTTGATAGTGGCTGTCCTCATCAGTATCGGAACCGCTGGCGTTCCGGGAGCAGGCATTGTCATGCTCACTGTAATTCTCACACAGGTTGGCCTCCCGCTGGAGGTCGTTGGGTTCGTCGCCGGCGTGGACCCAATCCTGGGGCGGATTGCGACGATGAACAACGTCACCGGCGACCTCGCGGTTTCGACCGTTGTGGGGAAGTGGAACGACGGACTCGACCGTGGTGAGGGCGTCTGGTCACAAAACCTGAGCGGCGTCGCTGAGTTCGTTCCCGGCGACGATTAG
- a CDS encoding phosphoserine phosphatase: protein MSHLVVFDLDGTLTRQRGGFELLHTLYGTTSEAETLMDRFEAGEITFAEWCRGAVDVWRANDVTRSDIERATRAVKPKAGAVDLLKHLQQTDFGFGILSAGVANLATRFEPYDPAFIRGNWLRFEDNRISGIDVGVGPTQKGELLREIRTKQKPTSITYIGDSHTDTEAFVEADTAVLFDPDERVPETAIDAADTVIEDSDMNTAQRHIPSA, encoded by the coding sequence ATGTCGCATCTGGTAGTGTTTGACCTCGATGGGACGCTCACTCGGCAGCGCGGTGGGTTCGAGCTATTACACACCCTCTATGGAACGACATCCGAGGCCGAGACGCTGATGGACCGGTTCGAGGCCGGAGAGATTACGTTTGCAGAGTGGTGTCGAGGAGCGGTCGATGTGTGGCGTGCGAACGATGTCACCAGGTCGGACATCGAGCGCGCGACCCGGGCAGTCAAGCCGAAAGCGGGTGCTGTCGACCTCCTCAAACACCTCCAGCAAACGGATTTCGGGTTTGGAATCCTCAGTGCTGGCGTCGCAAACCTTGCGACACGGTTCGAACCATATGACCCGGCGTTTATTCGTGGAAACTGGCTTCGATTCGAGGATAACCGGATTTCGGGTATCGACGTCGGTGTCGGACCCACTCAGAAAGGAGAATTATTGAGAGAGATTCGAACCAAGCAAAAACCCACGTCGATCACCTATATCGGCGATTCCCACACCGATACTGAGGCATTCGTCGAGGCAGATACCGCGGTGTTGTTCGACCCCGACGAACGCGTTCCCGAAACAGCAATCGACGCAGCGGATACAGTCATCGAAGACTCGGATATGAATACGGCACAGAGGCATATTCCTAGCGCGTAG
- a CDS encoding creatinine amidohydrolase — MLYDTIGRKQSEWAGMTASQIRRVGEQSGSVLVIPVGSVEQHGDHLPVVTDTLLVEAMVDTAIERLDDVPVVMTPPVWSGFSPHHLSFGGTLSLEFAHLRATLEDIAHAGIQNGFDAVLFVNGHGGNSPLIDAVVSTVGVDTDAEVLGTTYFHLASERIEELRTTETGGMAHGGEFETSLMLALRPDLVGDPEVRDGMPLDEHYRWGGQDLLDGGTVAVYRSFDEYSTSGAIGTPKQASAETGERIRSVIGEELAALMTAIHEHNA; from the coding sequence ATGTTGTACGATACTATCGGCCGGAAACAGAGCGAGTGGGCCGGAATGACTGCGAGTCAGATCCGCAGAGTCGGTGAACAGTCGGGGTCTGTTCTCGTTATTCCCGTTGGCAGCGTCGAACAGCACGGGGATCACCTCCCGGTCGTCACCGACACACTTCTGGTCGAGGCGATGGTCGACACTGCCATCGAGCGTCTGGACGACGTTCCTGTCGTGATGACACCGCCAGTCTGGAGCGGGTTCTCACCACATCATCTATCGTTCGGTGGGACCCTGTCACTCGAGTTTGCGCACTTGCGGGCGACACTTGAGGATATCGCGCACGCCGGCATCCAGAACGGATTTGATGCGGTGCTGTTCGTCAACGGTCACGGCGGGAACAGTCCGCTCATCGATGCCGTCGTGAGTACCGTGGGCGTCGATACTGATGCGGAAGTGCTCGGGACGACGTACTTCCATCTGGCATCAGAGAGAATCGAGGAACTCCGGACGACCGAGACGGGGGGAATGGCCCACGGCGGTGAGTTCGAGACATCCCTCATGCTTGCGCTCCGACCAGACCTCGTGGGCGACCCGGAGGTCCGCGACGGTATGCCGCTGGACGAACACTACAGATGGGGCGGACAAGACCTGCTCGACGGGGGTACCGTCGCCGTCTATCGGTCGTTCGACGAGTATTCCACATCCGGAGCCATCGGGACGCCGAAGCAGGCGAGCGCGGAAACAGGCGAACGAATCCGCTCAGTTATCGGCGAGGAACTCGCGGCCCTCATGACGGCGATTCACGAACACAATGCGTAA
- a CDS encoding N-acylamino acid racemase, which yields MEITGVSAVTVDVPLADLDEHLGIGPYVTNHGRLHSMERVLVRVDTNEGISGWGEMRVFLSPAATESIIEDGVGPMIEGQSPFEIERLRRQVFVEYTNVDMFFAAVETACWDIVGKALDRPVYELLGGWTAPTQGTQQHRQSVDGNSPAPADVPVAFCLGILSPEESRIKAREALEAGFTVLKTKAGRDWRQDVERIKAMHDEVNGQLEFRLDPNQGWTLDQAVRVGAMLEDTGIYLQYMEQPIRVDAHTSLARLRQRLRQPIAPNEDTYISHNLQSLVETGAMDVGVIDLTPAGGISGIRQQAAILEDAGVPFTHHCAFDLGIRTAAILHAFTGIPGFSLPPDSTYYGWEADVIKAPFSVSDGCLPAPDGPGLGITVDMAAVEEYRIT from the coding sequence ATGGAGATAACCGGCGTGTCAGCGGTCACTGTAGATGTACCGTTGGCCGACTTGGATGAGCATCTCGGAATCGGGCCGTACGTGACAAATCACGGGAGACTACACTCGATGGAGCGCGTCCTCGTCCGTGTCGACACGAACGAAGGGATTAGCGGCTGGGGTGAAATGCGTGTCTTCCTGTCACCGGCGGCCACCGAGTCGATTATCGAAGACGGCGTCGGACCGATGATTGAGGGCCAGTCGCCGTTCGAGATCGAGCGACTCCGTCGACAGGTGTTCGTCGAGTACACGAACGTGGATATGTTCTTTGCGGCGGTCGAAACAGCCTGCTGGGACATTGTCGGCAAAGCCCTCGATAGACCGGTGTATGAACTGCTCGGGGGGTGGACAGCACCGACACAGGGTACTCAGCAACACCGGCAGAGCGTCGACGGCAACAGTCCTGCACCCGCTGACGTCCCCGTCGCGTTCTGCCTCGGCATCCTCTCGCCCGAGGAGTCCCGTATCAAAGCACGAGAAGCGCTCGAAGCTGGCTTCACGGTTCTCAAAACAAAGGCGGGGCGGGACTGGCGACAGGATGTCGAGCGAATCAAAGCGATGCATGACGAAGTCAACGGGCAACTGGAGTTCCGACTCGACCCGAATCAGGGCTGGACGCTCGACCAGGCAGTTCGAGTCGGCGCGATGCTTGAGGATACGGGAATCTACCTGCAGTACATGGAACAACCGATTCGGGTCGATGCACACACGTCACTAGCTCGGCTCCGGCAACGACTCCGCCAGCCGATCGCGCCGAACGAGGACACCTATATCTCGCATAATCTGCAGTCGCTCGTGGAGACTGGCGCGATGGATGTCGGCGTTATCGACCTGACTCCGGCTGGCGGTATCAGCGGGATTCGACAACAGGCAGCAATCCTCGAAGACGCTGGAGTCCCCTTCACGCACCACTGTGCGTTCGACCTGGGGATTCGGACTGCGGCGATCCTTCACGCGTTCACCGGTATCCCGGGCTTTTCACTGCCCCCGGATTCGACGTATTACGGCTGGGAGGCAGATGTCATCAAGGCTCCGTTCAGCGTCAGCGATGGCTGCCTCCCAGCCCCGGATGGTCCTGGCCTCGGTATCACTGTGGATATGGCCGCCGTCGAGGAGTATCGAATTACATGA
- a CDS encoding ABC transporter substrate-binding protein produces MQPDNNDRSVEDSIDRRRLLQALGAGGAIAIAGCSGDGGSGGDSGDGDSGSGGDGSGGSTQSVQFLTMGVGDNIKQFFEENNTAFEDEHDVDVEFTSVTWDNARQTVNNRVDGGEAPDVSRWPARWIPQLVGKDALEPLDDMMDGEFGEQFYDGVAEGTMYNGSHYGVPWAASNKCLYYNKDVFETAGLDPEDPSLDSWQDMLDAATQIRDSDASVPALGLAGADAIETGSQYYHYHWSHGADLVNDDGMPVVNSSGAVDALSLYTDLHLEHGVTQSSPLSSTRQDIRQLFENGDLGMVIGHVYTGLNITSAKENGDVDFDYGIVQVPRGPEGRYSLFTIDTLAVLSQSEHKDLARDLIRFYFDEERRFQYSKQKGFLPVVEAVGERSYFSESKNWGPFVEAGQYARARPKLGNFSEFNDRMVQAIQEALADRKSPQKALNDAQSDLEDAME; encoded by the coding sequence ATGCAGCCCGATAACAACGACAGGTCTGTCGAGGACAGTATCGACCGTCGACGACTTCTTCAAGCACTCGGCGCAGGCGGTGCCATCGCCATCGCGGGGTGTAGCGGTGACGGTGGGAGCGGCGGTGACAGCGGTGATGGTGACAGTGGAAGCGGTGGTGACGGCAGCGGCGGCAGCACGCAGAGCGTGCAGTTCCTCACGATGGGCGTCGGAGACAACATCAAGCAGTTCTTCGAGGAGAACAACACGGCCTTCGAGGACGAGCATGACGTCGACGTGGAATTTACAAGCGTTACGTGGGACAACGCGCGGCAAACCGTGAACAACCGTGTCGACGGCGGCGAAGCGCCCGATGTCAGTCGCTGGCCGGCGCGCTGGATCCCACAGCTCGTGGGGAAAGACGCGCTCGAACCGCTTGACGACATGATGGACGGGGAGTTCGGTGAGCAGTTCTACGACGGCGTGGCCGAAGGGACGATGTACAACGGCTCCCACTACGGCGTGCCGTGGGCCGCCTCGAACAAGTGCCTGTACTACAACAAAGACGTCTTCGAGACGGCTGGGCTCGACCCCGAAGACCCGTCGCTCGATTCGTGGCAGGATATGCTGGATGCCGCAACGCAGATTCGCGACAGTGATGCGAGCGTCCCAGCACTGGGCCTTGCGGGGGCGGACGCAATCGAAACTGGGTCGCAGTACTACCACTACCACTGGTCACACGGCGCCGACCTCGTGAACGACGACGGAATGCCCGTCGTAAACTCAAGCGGCGCTGTCGACGCCCTCTCGTTGTACACCGACCTCCACCTCGAACACGGCGTCACTCAGTCGTCACCGCTTTCCTCGACTCGGCAGGACATCCGGCAACTGTTCGAAAACGGGGACCTCGGGATGGTTATCGGGCACGTGTACACGGGACTCAACATCACCTCCGCGAAAGAAAACGGTGATGTCGACTTCGACTACGGTATCGTGCAGGTGCCGCGTGGCCCAGAGGGCCGGTACAGCCTGTTCACTATCGACACGCTCGCCGTCCTGAGTCAGAGCGAGCACAAGGACCTCGCCCGGGACCTGATTCGGTTCTATTTCGACGAGGAGCGGCGGTTCCAGTACTCGAAGCAGAAAGGGTTCCTTCCCGTCGTTGAGGCCGTTGGCGAGCGCTCGTACTTCTCAGAGTCGAAGAACTGGGGACCGTTCGTCGAGGCGGGGCAGTACGCCCGCGCCCGACCGAAGCTCGGTAATTTCAGCGAGTTCAACGACCGGATGGTCCAGGCCATTCAGGAAGCACTGGCGGATCGGAAGTCACCGCAAAAGGCGCTCAACGATGCCCAGAGTGATCTCGAAGATGCTATGGAGTGA
- a CDS encoding ABC transporter permease: protein MTMAGHDRSSLRKVRLYGVLIGLLGLMMLPFYAMFSSTLKPESEIFAAPATLVPSDPSFQAYLQVWTQTDVLLWVGNSFIISVGTVVLTLLLAIPAAYSCARNDFVGKRTFLLSVLVVQMFAPVVLIVGLFDVITQMGLFNTYLAVIVPAAAFTLPFNVWMLYGYFKTIPVALEESARIDGASQVQILTKIVLPLTKPALVASVTYTFLYAWNRLLFVLTFLTDSAKYNIPRGVFSMVGALQTDWRMMLTVSVIGIIPLLILFAFLEEYIVAGMTAGAVKE from the coding sequence ATGACGATGGCAGGCCACGACCGGAGCAGTCTCCGCAAAGTCCGGCTGTACGGCGTGTTGATCGGACTGCTCGGACTCATGATGTTGCCGTTCTACGCGATGTTCTCGAGTACGCTCAAGCCGGAGTCAGAGATATTCGCTGCGCCAGCGACGCTGGTCCCCAGCGATCCCAGCTTCCAGGCCTATCTGCAGGTCTGGACACAGACCGACGTGTTGCTCTGGGTCGGGAATAGCTTCATCATCTCCGTGGGGACGGTCGTGCTGACGCTTCTGCTGGCGATACCGGCCGCGTACTCGTGTGCCCGGAACGACTTCGTCGGGAAGCGAACCTTCCTCCTCTCCGTGCTGGTCGTGCAGATGTTCGCACCGGTCGTGTTGATCGTCGGCCTCTTCGACGTTATTACCCAGATGGGGCTGTTCAACACCTATCTCGCTGTAATCGTCCCGGCAGCGGCATTCACGCTACCGTTCAACGTCTGGATGCTGTACGGGTATTTCAAGACGATACCCGTCGCGCTCGAAGAATCTGCGCGTATCGACGGCGCGAGCCAGGTACAAATCCTGACGAAGATTGTGCTCCCGCTCACGAAGCCGGCGCTGGTCGCCAGTGTCACCTACACCTTCCTCTATGCGTGGAATCGGCTACTGTTCGTGCTCACCTTCCTCACTGACAGCGCGAAGTACAACATCCCACGTGGGGTCTTCTCCATGGTCGGGGCGCTGCAGACCGACTGGCGGATGATGCTCACTGTGTCTGTCATCGGCATTATCCCGCTCTTGATTCTGTTCGCCTTCCTGGAGGAGTATATCGTGGCTGGCATGACGGCTGGCGCGGTCAAGGAGTAA